From Oikeobacillus pervagus, the proteins below share one genomic window:
- a CDS encoding DNA methyltransferase has product MNESYQKLIAILKEMFQLDQSDLDFGIYRIMNYKRNEIEKFLNEDLLPQVKSELEKYISVEQKGVEKELKELTEKLEDAGVALESSSKYVALKSKLDNGLNVASAENEVYSHLANFFRRYYSGGDFISLRRYKKDVYAMPYEGEEVKLHWANADQYYIKTAEYFRDYSFTTPDDKKVHFKLVDAETEKDNNKVQKGKERRFIIEQDEPLVIENGELFIHFKYVIHEDKQKDLNIQAVEIITQSINNNMDLKQFQTLLAIAPTEKNPKRNLIEKYLEDYTSRNTFDYFIHRDLGSFLTRELDFYIKNEVMFLDDLETENELRIEQYISKVKVIKKIGSKIISFLKQIEDFQKKLWLKRKFVVETNYCITLDNIDEEFYPEILNNDMQRQEWVELFHIKDIKDDLTRVGYTEPLTVEFLKQNPYLVLDTSFFSNDFKEQLIASIDNLDEKVNGLLINSDNFQALNLLRTRYERQVDAVYIDPPYNTAHSEILYKNQFKHSSWLSLIANTARIVPTFWKNQFSFGLAIDDYEFVNLAGLLDTFFPNLERNVVVINHHPQGAGGRLSRTHEYYILLSPPNCPPFHGEPLESYQEDRSFMRSGTAENNYRYGRWKSFYALLLDPKTNKIVDVEDPVPLNEEYPIGNTEDGLVRIYPINSKGEERVWRSSYLTGRERAKNGELVISERGTVYQTINHEQKREVLFSNWTDSKFNSGTHGSNLLRDMGLGDNFDYPKSINALETALWAQTYGRNNALILDYFAGSGTTAHATINLNRQDEGNRKYILVEMGKHFDTATKPRVQKAVYSKDWKDGKPVTREGVSHIFKYIRLESYEDALNNLEIRLTDQQLSLLEKNPDIREQYMLSYMLNNETENSTSLLNIDMFQNPFEYKMKIANGLETQVTTLDLVETFNYLLGIEVIRNERKERYNAIEDKNSNVPGAVKLSSSKEGEYVFKEIEGRTLDGEKILVIWRSLTDDIVKDNAALDAYFLKKKYSTQDFEFNRIYVNGDNNLQNLKLDEERWKVVLIEEEFKKLMFDVQDV; this is encoded by the coding sequence GTGAATGAAAGTTATCAAAAATTGATAGCAATATTGAAGGAAATGTTTCAATTAGACCAATCCGATTTAGATTTCGGTATTTATAGAATTATGAATTATAAAAGGAATGAAATTGAAAAGTTTTTAAATGAAGACTTACTTCCACAAGTGAAATCGGAACTTGAAAAATATATTTCAGTGGAGCAAAAAGGCGTTGAGAAAGAACTCAAAGAGCTTACGGAAAAATTAGAAGATGCTGGTGTTGCATTGGAAAGTAGCTCTAAATATGTTGCTCTAAAATCTAAACTTGATAACGGGTTAAATGTGGCTTCTGCAGAAAATGAAGTTTACTCTCACCTGGCAAACTTTTTTAGACGCTATTACAGTGGAGGAGATTTTATATCTTTAAGAAGGTACAAGAAAGACGTATATGCAATGCCTTATGAGGGAGAAGAAGTAAAGCTGCATTGGGCAAATGCTGACCAATACTATATCAAAACAGCAGAATATTTTAGGGATTATTCCTTTACTACTCCTGATGATAAAAAGGTTCATTTTAAATTGGTTGATGCTGAAACGGAAAAAGATAATAACAAGGTTCAAAAAGGAAAAGAAAGACGATTTATTATTGAACAAGATGAACCTTTAGTTATTGAAAATGGAGAACTTTTTATTCATTTTAAGTATGTAATTCATGAGGACAAGCAAAAGGACTTAAATATTCAGGCTGTAGAGATAATTACACAGTCCATTAACAATAATATGGACTTAAAACAATTCCAAACTTTATTAGCGATTGCACCGACAGAGAAAAATCCTAAAAGGAACTTAATTGAAAAGTATTTGGAGGATTATACATCACGTAATACCTTTGATTATTTTATCCATAGAGACCTTGGAAGTTTTTTGACAAGAGAATTGGATTTTTATATTAAAAATGAAGTAATGTTTTTAGATGATTTAGAGACTGAAAATGAATTGAGAATTGAACAGTATATTTCAAAAGTTAAAGTTATTAAGAAGATAGGGAGTAAAATAATCAGCTTCCTTAAACAAATAGAGGATTTTCAAAAGAAACTTTGGCTTAAGAGAAAATTTGTTGTTGAAACAAACTATTGTATAACCTTGGATAATATAGACGAGGAATTTTATCCTGAGATTTTAAATAATGATATGCAACGTCAAGAATGGGTCGAGTTATTCCATATCAAAGATATAAAAGACGATTTAACCAGAGTTGGTTATACAGAACCCTTGACAGTTGAGTTCTTAAAACAAAACCCTTATTTAGTTTTAGATACATCGTTTTTTAGTAATGATTTTAAGGAGCAACTTATAGCCAGTATTGATAATTTAGATGAAAAAGTAAATGGGCTATTGATAAATAGTGATAATTTTCAGGCACTTAATCTTCTAAGAACAAGATATGAAAGACAAGTAGACGCTGTATATATTGACCCTCCATACAATACAGCCCATTCAGAAATATTATATAAAAATCAATTTAAACATTCTTCGTGGCTTTCTTTGATTGCAAATACAGCCAGAATAGTACCAACTTTTTGGAAGAACCAATTTTCATTTGGCTTGGCGATTGATGATTACGAATTTGTAAATTTAGCGGGTCTATTAGATACCTTTTTTCCAAATCTTGAAAGAAACGTAGTAGTAATAAATCATCATCCCCAAGGTGCAGGTGGTAGATTATCAAGAACACATGAATATTATATTTTATTAAGTCCGCCAAATTGTCCTCCATTTCATGGAGAACCATTGGAGAGTTATCAAGAAGACCGTAGTTTTATGAGAAGTGGAACAGCAGAAAATAATTATCGTTATGGAAGATGGAAAAGTTTCTATGCCTTATTGTTAGACCCTAAAACAAATAAAATAGTTGATGTAGAGGACCCTGTGCCTTTAAATGAGGAATACCCAATAGGAAATACCGAAGATGGATTAGTTAGAATATATCCAATAAACTCAAAGGGTGAGGAAAGAGTTTGGAGGTCAAGTTACCTTACTGGAAGAGAAAGAGCTAAGAATGGAGAGTTAGTAATCTCTGAAAGAGGTACAGTATATCAAACAATAAATCATGAGCAAAAAAGAGAAGTGTTATTCAGCAATTGGACTGACAGTAAATTCAATTCAGGAACACATGGGTCAAATCTTCTGAGGGATATGGGCTTAGGAGACAATTTTGATTATCCTAAGTCAATTAATGCTCTTGAAACAGCTTTATGGGCTCAAACATACGGAAGAAATAATGCACTGATTTTAGATTACTTTGCAGGTTCAGGTACTACAGCACATGCTACAATAAATCTAAACAGACAAGATGAAGGAAATCGAAAATATATCCTTGTTGAAATGGGAAAACATTTTGATACAGCAACTAAACCAAGAGTACAGAAAGCAGTTTATTCTAAAGACTGGAAGGATGGAAAACCAGTTACAAGAGAAGGTGTAAGTCATATCTTTAAGTACATTAGGCTTGAATCCTATGAGGATGCATTAAATAACCTTGAAATTCGTTTAACAGACCAGCAGTTATCGTTACTCGAAAAGAATCCTGATATAAGAGAGCAGTATATGCTTTCCTATATGCTTAATAATGAAACAGAGAATAGCACGTCTCTCTTGAATATAGATATGTTTCAAAATCCATTTGAATATAAAATGAAAATTGCTAATGGATTGGAAACTCAAGTGACTACATTGGACTTGGTTGAGACGTTTAATTATCTATTAGGGATCGAAGTCATTAGGAATGAAAGAAAAGAACGCTACAATGCTATAGAAGATAAAAATAGTAACGTTCCAGGAGCAGTTAAGTTAAGTTCTTCTAAAGAAGGAGAGTATGTTTTTAAAGAAATTGAGGGAAGAACTTTAGACGGTGAGAAAATTCTTGTTATATGGCGTTCTTTAACAGATGATATTGTTAAGGATAATGCAGCCCTCGATGCTTATTTTCTAAA
- a CDS encoding SNF2-related protein: MNTAYHTKYFANKLINRSASNDIDKLSMSLFNASVDINPHQVDAALFAFKSPLSKGVILADEVGLGKTIEAGLVLCQYWAERKRRLMVICPSSLRKQWSLELQEKFNLPSIILETKNYNEELRKGNGNPFNQSCVVITSFNFANRRKNDIKAVNWDLAVIDEAHKLRNAYRKSNRIGQGIKWAVEDKKKLLLTATPLQNSLLELYGLSTIIDDRIFGDLRAFRTNYVNDGNIEELKERLNGFVKRTLRKDVLEYINYTERHALTQPFTSSDKEQELYKAISDFLQTEGTYAIPKSQRVLTTLILRKLLASSTSAVLQTLHTIKKRLVDIKEGLTTGNLLFEEMVDEDELEIIQQTEDELEEDRDDHEVVENEEYKVNIEKINQEILEIDSFIRMASEIQVDTKSEALLKALTIGFNRMRDLGANKKALIFTESKRTQEYLKEFLESNGYRGKIVLFNGTNSDKESTEIYKQWVEKNQDNGRISGSKIADKRNALIEYFRDEAEIMIATESASEGVNLQFCSLLINYDLPWNPQRIEQRIGRCHRYGQKHDVVVINFINQRNQADIRVYELLNEKFRLFEGVLGSSDEVLGSVESGVDFERRILNIYQTCRSPEEIEDAFQQLQQEMEDKIKQKMDKTREKLLENFDLDVHDRLKFNLQHTKDHLNKYENMFWNVTRFILNNDAQFDNDHLSFRLNSKINDQIAVGKYEMISKERKNTEGANLYRLSHPLGEYVIDRAISISTPPAKLKFDITNHPVKISLVESLKGKSGYIILSKLTIESFEKSEYLLFSGYTLDGEMLDQEQCEKLFQCKANTIPLNNIEEIHKKKLLKEVGRYTEATVSMVMENNNRYFREEQDRLQKWADDLILASEQELNDIKRNIRELTRKARLATNTEEQHQIQVQISELEKKKRTMRKKIFQVEDEVLEKRDELIQELESRLHQNTDKEDLFMVQWEVV, translated from the coding sequence GTGAATACAGCCTACCATACAAAATATTTTGCTAATAAGTTAATAAACCGATCCGCTTCAAATGATATTGATAAACTTTCTATGTCTTTGTTTAATGCGTCAGTAGATATAAATCCGCACCAGGTTGATGCTGCTCTATTTGCTTTTAAATCTCCATTATCAAAAGGAGTTATATTGGCGGATGAAGTCGGACTCGGTAAGACGATAGAGGCTGGTCTGGTTCTATGTCAATATTGGGCAGAAAGAAAAAGAAGGCTTATGGTTATATGTCCTTCTTCATTACGAAAACAGTGGAGTTTGGAACTACAAGAGAAGTTTAATCTACCGAGTATTATATTGGAAACAAAAAATTATAATGAAGAGCTTAGAAAAGGCAATGGTAATCCTTTTAACCAGTCTTGTGTTGTCATTACTTCTTTTAACTTTGCCAATCGTAGAAAGAATGATATAAAAGCAGTTAATTGGGATTTAGCTGTAATAGATGAAGCACATAAGCTAAGAAATGCTTATCGAAAAAGTAACCGAATTGGACAAGGAATAAAATGGGCTGTTGAAGATAAAAAGAAACTATTATTAACAGCAACCCCACTTCAAAATTCTCTGTTGGAACTTTATGGTTTATCTACAATAATTGATGACCGTATTTTTGGAGACTTAAGAGCATTTAGGACTAATTATGTAAATGATGGGAATATAGAAGAATTGAAAGAGAGGTTAAATGGATTTGTAAAAAGAACACTTAGAAAAGATGTTCTTGAATATATCAATTACACTGAAAGACATGCCTTAACTCAACCTTTTACATCAAGTGATAAAGAACAAGAACTATATAAGGCAATTTCTGATTTTCTTCAAACAGAAGGAACGTATGCAATCCCAAAGAGTCAAAGAGTCTTAACCACACTTATCTTAAGAAAATTACTTGCGTCATCTACAAGTGCTGTCCTTCAAACATTACATACGATTAAAAAGAGATTAGTAGATATAAAAGAAGGATTAACGACAGGTAATCTTTTATTTGAAGAAATGGTTGATGAAGATGAATTAGAAATTATACAGCAGACAGAAGATGAACTTGAAGAAGATAGAGACGACCATGAAGTTGTAGAAAATGAAGAGTACAAAGTTAATATAGAAAAAATTAATCAAGAGATTTTAGAAATTGATAGTTTTATACGTATGGCAAGTGAAATACAAGTTGATACAAAATCAGAGGCATTATTAAAGGCTTTAACCATTGGTTTCAATAGAATGAGAGATTTAGGTGCAAATAAAAAAGCACTCATATTTACGGAATCAAAGCGAACACAAGAGTACCTGAAAGAGTTCTTGGAATCTAATGGATATAGAGGAAAAATAGTTTTGTTTAATGGAACAAATTCTGATAAAGAATCAACCGAGATATATAAACAGTGGGTCGAGAAGAACCAGGATAATGGCAGAATCAGTGGGTCAAAAATTGCTGATAAGAGAAACGCACTTATTGAATACTTTCGAGATGAAGCTGAAATAATGATAGCCACAGAATCGGCATCAGAAGGGGTTAATTTGCAATTCTGCTCCCTTCTTATTAATTATGATCTGCCTTGGAATCCACAACGGATAGAGCAACGTATCGGGCGGTGTCACCGTTATGGACAAAAACATGATGTTGTTGTAATAAACTTTATCAATCAGCGAAATCAAGCTGATATAAGGGTGTACGAACTACTGAATGAAAAATTTAGACTTTTTGAAGGGGTTTTGGGTAGTTCAGACGAAGTATTAGGCTCTGTTGAATCTGGAGTGGATTTTGAAAGAAGAATCTTGAATATATATCAAACTTGTAGAAGTCCTGAAGAAATAGAAGATGCTTTCCAACAACTCCAACAAGAGATGGAAGATAAAATAAAACAAAAAATGGATAAGACAAGAGAAAAACTGTTGGAAAATTTCGATTTAGATGTCCATGACCGATTGAAATTCAATCTACAGCATACTAAAGATCACTTAAATAAATACGAAAATATGTTTTGGAACGTAACAAGATTTATTTTGAATAATGATGCACAGTTTGATAATGACCATTTGAGTTTCCGTTTAAATAGTAAAATCAACGACCAAATAGCTGTCGGGAAATACGAAATGATCTCAAAGGAACGGAAAAATACTGAGGGAGCAAATCTATATCGTTTATCACATCCATTGGGTGAGTATGTAATTGATAGGGCTATTTCAATATCAACCCCCCCTGCCAAGTTGAAATTTGATATAACGAATCATCCAGTAAAAATTTCTTTAGTGGAATCATTAAAAGGGAAGAGTGGCTATATTATTCTTTCTAAGTTGACGATTGAGTCCTTTGAAAAAAGTGAATACTTGTTATTTAGCGGATATACGCTTGATGGGGAGATGCTTGACCAAGAACAGTGTGAAAAACTGTTTCAGTGTAAAGCCAATACAATACCATTAAATAATATTGAAGAAATTCATAAGAAAAAGTTGTTAAAAGAAGTAGGAAGATATACAGAGGCAACAGTCAGCATGGTGATGGAAAACAATAATAGATATTTTAGAGAAGAGCAGGATAGATTACAAAAGTGGGCAGATGACTTAATTCTGGCTTCTGAACAAGAGCTTAATGATATTAAGCGAAACATTCGAGAATTGACAAGGAAAGCAAGACTGGCGACAAATACGGAGGAACAGCACCAGATTCAAGTGCAAATCAGCGAACTTGAAAAGAAGAAGAGAACCATGCGTAAGAAGATTTTCCAAGTGGAAGATGAAGTGCTTGAAAAACGAGACGAGCTAATCCAGGAACTTGAATCCAGATTACATCAAAATACGGATAAGGAAGACCTTTTTATGGTACAATGGGAAGTTGTTTAG
- a CDS encoding helix-turn-helix domain-containing protein: MGKGRKQLNDDFAKLLKKLRLAKGYSLQQLADRSNVTPSYLNRLERGERKTPTFSVLQHIAEGLDVDVNVLLGLDAKDTNEPLSLEELFFTNEIEFGGKQLTADQKEVLLDIIQEALETEATPVELLMDSLKKIGMLICELKES, translated from the coding sequence ATGGGAAAAGGTAGAAAACAATTGAATGATGATTTTGCTAAGTTGCTGAAAAAACTTCGGTTAGCCAAAGGTTATTCATTGCAACAATTAGCAGATCGAAGTAACGTTACGCCTTCATATTTAAACAGGCTTGAGCGTGGTGAACGAAAGACACCTACTTTCTCGGTACTTCAACATATTGCAGAAGGACTTGACGTAGATGTTAATGTTCTGCTTGGATTAGATGCAAAGGATACAAATGAACCACTTTCATTGGAAGAATTGTTTTTTACCAATGAAATAGAGTTTGGAGGCAAACAGTTAACTGCTGATCAAAAGGAAGTGCTATTGGATATCATCCAGGAGGCATTAGAAACAGAAGCAACACCAGTTGAACTTTTGATGGATTCATTGAAGAAAATTGGAATGTTAATCTGCGAGTTGAAAGAATCGTGA
- a CDS encoding phage/plasmid replication domain-containing protein, translating into MIHTIKLFFPIEYYEVTDLQKRFNIYYRHLNDYFADHYGGRFKGVTIHISNKGNGQWKLYMFIDAILLLGKSDLTEDDYPLIEQEIKNILWILFRHFSHFKHHILQRIDYRYDVIVKEKHHRELLLHLYQKLTKSHRYQKKYIGKLDAEGVFQKYETTVYHSSKSVQAVVYSKEEERMFKKEEIQEYEKNVLRFEVRILQDHINYMARQDKGNFRPKKLIEYMKEEVYRGYFRKYMSPIYHPGEFYKLDEARKCIRNSSLSDSNKNKLIVFLKQVSSHSIDTPLKSMTKATFRNRLEMLSQIGINPIPIPKNYPKAPTTLSNPLDNFLW; encoded by the coding sequence GTGATTCATACAATTAAGTTGTTTTTCCCTATCGAATACTATGAAGTGACGGATTTACAAAAGAGGTTTAATATTTACTACAGGCATTTGAATGATTACTTCGCTGATCACTATGGCGGTAGGTTCAAAGGAGTCACTATTCATATTTCAAACAAAGGGAACGGACAATGGAAATTATATATGTTCATAGATGCGATTCTTCTTCTTGGTAAGTCTGATCTGACGGAAGATGACTATCCTTTAATAGAACAAGAGATAAAAAATATTCTTTGGATTCTCTTTAGACATTTTTCGCATTTCAAACATCATATTTTGCAAAGAATTGATTACCGATACGATGTGATTGTAAAGGAAAAGCACCACCGAGAGCTTCTGCTCCACTTGTATCAGAAGCTTACTAAATCACATCGTTATCAAAAAAAGTATATAGGTAAGCTTGATGCAGAAGGTGTCTTTCAAAAGTATGAAACGACAGTTTATCATTCATCTAAATCGGTACAAGCTGTAGTTTATTCTAAAGAAGAAGAACGAATGTTCAAAAAGGAAGAAATCCAGGAGTATGAAAAAAACGTATTAAGATTTGAAGTACGGATTTTACAAGATCATATTAATTATATGGCTCGACAAGACAAAGGGAATTTTCGACCTAAGAAATTAATAGAATATATGAAAGAGGAAGTCTACCGAGGTTATTTTCGCAAATATATGTCCCCGATTTATCATCCTGGAGAATTTTATAAGTTAGATGAAGCAAGAAAATGTATAAGAAACTCCTCCCTCTCTGATTCCAATAAAAATAAGCTGATTGTATTTTTAAAACAAGTATCTTCTCACAGTATTGATACCCCGCTGAAATCCATGACAAAAGCCACATTTCGAAACCGATTGGAAATGTTGAGTCAAATTGGCATCAATCCAATTCCCATCCCAAAAAATTACCCAAAAGCACCAACAACTTTAAGCAATCCCCTTGATAATTTTTTATGGTAA
- a CDS encoding recombinase family protein, with protein sequence MKKAVGYLRVSTDIQLDGYSIPKQDREVRRHCEYANFELLKIYNEGSGSGSSIKERPEFRQLLHDVLSNEKESIYIVVWKLDRFARNLKEAMCLLDEIHKKGHYLVSISEGINTETEGSILLLQVLFAMAENERRNILFHCKNGMKERAEKGLFNGGRVFGYSSTPAKKLQINEAEAKIVRFIFDRYVVDGWGYKKIASYLNNHYTSDEDNSRSWSIFSIKSIVTNPIYAGFIRWGEKGKERKIYKGQHHAIISEEQWFKAQSSYSKRSYQPVKIHKGSYFLSGFLKCPECNSSMVQHKSSGGKYLYYQCSQNKNKGLCKANLINKNDAEQKVLTELSSKLKATEIRIFLSSKLSSQLKLDIQPKHEQIKFFKKRLKELQTNKKQLFDLFYKQIIDEDAFSDQLSHLQSSERDINDKLKRVESSIELENNLNVGLIVNNILDNFEQFFQSLDDIKKKELLKEIIQDIQVTTVPLGKKRVKRVVKQINYHFEINSISKLVS encoded by the coding sequence TTGAAAAAAGCAGTTGGTTATTTAAGGGTAAGTACAGATATTCAACTTGATGGCTATTCTATTCCTAAGCAAGATCGGGAAGTAAGAAGACATTGCGAGTATGCCAATTTTGAATTACTGAAAATCTACAATGAGGGATCAGGTTCTGGATCTTCTATAAAAGAAAGACCTGAATTTAGGCAACTCCTTCATGACGTTCTTTCTAATGAGAAGGAATCTATCTATATTGTTGTATGGAAGCTGGATCGGTTTGCTCGTAATTTGAAAGAAGCAATGTGTTTATTAGATGAAATCCACAAAAAGGGTCACTACTTGGTTAGTATTTCTGAAGGAATTAACACTGAAACGGAGGGATCTATACTTTTACTCCAGGTTTTATTTGCAATGGCAGAGAACGAACGACGGAACATTTTATTCCATTGTAAAAATGGAATGAAAGAACGTGCGGAAAAGGGCCTTTTTAACGGCGGAAGGGTGTTTGGTTATTCTTCTACACCTGCAAAGAAGCTTCAAATTAATGAAGCTGAAGCGAAAATTGTTAGATTTATTTTTGATAGGTATGTGGTAGATGGATGGGGATATAAAAAAATCGCCTCCTATCTGAATAACCATTATACTTCGGATGAAGATAATTCAAGAAGTTGGAGTATCTTTTCTATAAAATCAATCGTAACCAACCCTATTTACGCTGGTTTTATACGATGGGGTGAAAAAGGGAAAGAACGGAAAATTTACAAAGGGCAACACCACGCAATTATTAGTGAAGAGCAATGGTTTAAAGCACAAAGCTCTTATAGTAAACGTAGCTATCAGCCTGTTAAAATTCATAAGGGTTCATACTTTTTATCTGGTTTCCTTAAATGTCCAGAATGCAATTCTTCAATGGTTCAGCACAAATCATCAGGTGGCAAATATCTTTATTATCAATGCAGTCAAAATAAGAATAAAGGTTTATGTAAAGCAAATTTAATCAATAAAAACGATGCTGAACAGAAAGTCCTCACTGAACTATCCTCGAAATTAAAAGCCACCGAAATAAGAATATTCCTATCTTCGAAATTATCCTCCCAATTAAAGTTAGATATACAACCCAAACATGAGCAAATAAAATTCTTTAAAAAGCGATTAAAGGAATTACAAACAAATAAAAAGCAGTTATTCGATTTATTTTACAAACAGATAATTGACGAAGACGCATTTTCCGATCAACTTAGTCATTTACAAAGTTCCGAGAGGGATATCAATGATAAACTAAAAAGAGTGGAATCAAGCATTGAATTAGAAAATAATTTGAATGTAGGGTTAATTGTTAATAACATTTTAGATAACTTTGAACAGTTTTTTCAGTCATTAGATGATATAAAGAAAAAGGAGCTATTGAAGGAAATCATTCAAGATATTCAAGTTACAACCGTTCCCCTTGGGAAAAAGAGAGTGAAAAGGGTCGTGAAACAAATCAATTATCACTTTGAAATAAATTCTATTTCAAAACTTGTGTCATAA
- a CDS encoding recombinase family protein yields the protein MNEIKRVAIYCRVSTEEQATEGYSITAQLQTLRNYAGLYGWQVVKEYVDEGVSGKNISGRPAMQQLVVDVEKDEFDAVLVWKISRLSRNMLDTLTVLDKFEENSVKFISYSENFDTGSPIGRLVVQLMASIAEMERNTLSENVKLGMKQRALEGSWNGGVCFGYDSVKKELVINEKEAKVVQLIYELYLSGKGLKAIANHLNKHGFRTKRNRYFSINGVAQILDNPIYVGKISWLKVENWDTKRRKGKNPNPILVDGKHEAIITEELWHLVQARRKSKSFKQRQSNEPFLLSSLLRCPNCGQGMVPSITTYTRKDGTKRKHRYYVCSDFHNKGSSACRSNGIKAYEAENQVFERIVNFLANKEYFVSTIQSLNKQSIHSISVLKRDLEQIEKKLIDIQQLQEKYLEAFEQNLFPVAILQERLQQVAKEKMQLEQKKNELSTQLSSSDAKVIPHELVHFLLEKFLEVYQHSSREGKKQLLQLLVDKISIRQLENRSRTIHQVQLDFDFTEINISKTFTLIHLLFRETDNEVAFSQPLPASDNKIPPYLHLFLPLFVIRFPPHNPKRSIHLFH from the coding sequence ATGAATGAAATAAAACGAGTCGCAATTTATTGTCGTGTCTCTACGGAAGAGCAGGCAACAGAGGGTTACAGTATTACAGCTCAACTACAAACCCTTCGCAATTATGCAGGTCTGTATGGTTGGCAAGTGGTAAAAGAATATGTCGATGAAGGGGTCAGTGGTAAAAACATTTCAGGTCGCCCCGCTATGCAACAATTGGTGGTTGACGTGGAGAAAGATGAGTTCGATGCCGTTCTTGTTTGGAAAATCTCTCGGCTATCCCGTAACATGTTAGATACACTGACTGTGCTGGATAAGTTTGAAGAAAATAGTGTTAAATTTATCTCTTACTCAGAGAACTTTGACACTGGAAGTCCCATCGGCCGACTTGTTGTGCAATTAATGGCTTCCATTGCCGAAATGGAACGCAATACACTGTCAGAAAATGTAAAACTTGGCATGAAACAGCGTGCTTTGGAAGGGTCCTGGAACGGCGGGGTCTGCTTTGGCTACGATTCTGTTAAAAAGGAACTTGTTATCAATGAAAAAGAAGCAAAAGTTGTACAACTTATCTATGAGCTATACCTTTCAGGAAAAGGATTAAAAGCAATTGCAAACCACTTAAACAAGCATGGCTTTCGGACAAAAAGAAACAGATACTTTTCTATCAATGGGGTCGCTCAAATATTAGATAATCCCATTTATGTTGGAAAGATCAGTTGGCTTAAAGTTGAAAACTGGGATACAAAGCGACGGAAAGGTAAAAATCCCAATCCTATTCTTGTAGATGGCAAACACGAAGCCATTATTACCGAGGAACTTTGGCATTTGGTGCAAGCCAGAAGAAAGAGCAAGTCATTTAAGCAACGCCAATCAAATGAGCCGTTTTTATTAAGTAGTCTTCTTCGTTGTCCTAACTGTGGGCAAGGTATGGTTCCTTCTATTACTACCTATACACGCAAAGATGGGACAAAACGAAAACATCGTTATTATGTCTGTTCTGACTTCCATAATAAAGGGTCATCTGCCTGTAGATCTAATGGTATCAAAGCATATGAAGCGGAAAATCAAGTGTTTGAGCGAATTGTAAATTTCCTTGCCAACAAGGAATACTTCGTCTCAACAATTCAATCTTTAAATAAGCAATCTATTCACTCCATTTCCGTACTTAAGAGGGATTTAGAACAAATTGAAAAGAAACTAATAGACATACAACAGCTTCAAGAAAAGTATTTAGAAGCATTTGAACAAAACCTTTTCCCTGTTGCCATCCTACAAGAACGACTTCAACAGGTTGCGAAAGAAAAAATGCAATTGGAACAAAAGAAAAATGAACTCAGTACACAACTAAGTTCATCTGATGCAAAAGTCATACCACATGAATTGGTTCACTTTCTATTAGAAAAGTTTTTAGAAGTCTATCAACACTCTTCAAGAGAAGGAAAAAAGCAGTTGCTCCAGCTACTCGTAGATAAAATTTCAATACGACAACTGGAGAATCGTTCAAGAACTATTCATCAGGTTCAACTGGATTTCGATTTTACGGAGATCAATATATCGAAGACGTTTACACTGATACATCTATTGTTTCGTGAAACTGATAATGAAGTTGCATTTTCCCAACCCTTACCCGCTTCCGACAACAAAATACCACCATATCTACATCTTTTTTTGCCTCTATTTGTGATACGGTTCCCCCCTCACAATCCGAAACGCTCGATACACTTGTTCCACTAA